One Acropora palmata chromosome 2, jaAcrPala1.3, whole genome shotgun sequence genomic window carries:
- the LOC141866325 gene encoding ubiquitin-like domain-containing CTD phosphatase 1: MAAAKEAGDVNVIVKWSGKEYVLEDVPLHETVRYLKNLIKEKTGVLPERQKLLGLKCKGKNAEDDVRLSALNLKPSNKIMMMGTREENLAEVIAPSDEVVNNQVVNDFDIEEDEIQIENKEENLAKINKRVSDYKVEIRNPPRSGKKLLVLDVDYTIFDHRSVAETGAELMRPYLHDFLATSYEYYDIAIWSATSMKWIEAKMKELAILDNPNFKICFLLDSGAMITVLSPKYGLIETKPLGVIWGKFEEYNSKNTIMFDDLRRNFLMNPQNGLKIRPFREAHKNRQKDMELLKLAKYLKRIARLDDLSGLNHKYWESYKP, from the exons atggcggctgcAAAGGAAGCTGGAGATGTAAATGTCATCGTAAAATGGAGCGGAAAGGAGTACGTCCTCGAAGACGTACCCCTACACGAAACCGTACGATATCTTAAGAATCTCATAAAGGAGAAAACTGGGGTCTTACCAGAGAGGCAAAAGCTTTTAGGTCTAAAGTGCAAAG GTAAAAATGCCGAAGACGATGTGCGGCTTAGTGCGTTAAATTTAAAGCCCAGCAATAAAATCATGATGATGGGAACTCGTGAGGAGAACCTG GCAGAAGTGATTGCCCCTTCTGATGAGGTGGTTAATAATCAAGTTGTAAATGACTTTGATATTGAAGAAGATGAGATCCAAATCGAGAACAA AGAGGAGAAtcttgcaaaaataaataaaagagtTTCAGATTATAAAGTGGAGATACGCAACCCACCAAGATCTGGAAAGAAACTGCTTGTTCTTGATGTAGATTACACAATATTTG ATCATAGGTCAGTGGCAGAGACTGGTGCAGAATTAATGAGACCATACCTTCATGATTTCCTGGCAACATCCTATGAATATTACGACATTGCTATTTGGT cGGCCACAAGCATGAAGTGGATTGAAGCTAAAATGAAA GAGCTGGCTATCCTAGACAACCCAAACTTCAAGATTTGCTTTCTATTGGACAGTGGAGCGATGATAACTGTTTTATCCCCAAAATACGGACTTATTGAG ACAAAGCCTCTTGGTGTCATCTGGGGAAAATTTGAAGAGTACAATAGCAAAAACACCATCATGTTTGATGATCTCAGGAGAAACTTTTTGATGAATCCTCAGAATGGACTTAAG ATCCGCCCATTTCGTGAAGCTCATAAAAATAGACAAAAGGACATGGAACTTTTGAAGTTAGCAAAGTACTTGAAAAGGATAGCCAGGTTGGATGACTTGAGTGGTTTAAATCACAAGTATTGGGAAAG TTACAAGCCATGA
- the LOC141866226 gene encoding alpha-1,6-mannosyl-glycoprotein 2-beta-N-acetylglucosaminyltransferase-like: protein MMFKYRGTTIRLFSTKLFILVLALSAIFAVFSLHEVVSPNYSNQRTSHRNISSSLEINPPLQTLQLHGQGVFLASVTTKADAIQNINNVPQEKRIDEILRPTFKISPNNSKSPEIQKLREIVRSVNLKESMRNKDKFGTDFSQSSLVIIIQVHDRVDYFSHLLKSLSHAKGIEKALLIISSDFYSEEINRLVEEINFCRVIHIFFPFSDQLYPNQFPGTDPNDCPRDIKKEKAKEIGCNNAETPDMFGHYREAKFTMTKHHWWWKANKVFDMLNATKSYVGPVLFLEDDYYVSPDFYHMLKLLYDRKMSGLGEDCDFITLGRYKTMDNYAMDGGHNVAELSTWRSHEHNMGLAFDRATWNKIKKCSEVFCKTYDEYNWDWSLMKISASCSSQPFKSLILKGTRVFHLGECGLHHKKKDCNIEATVQKYQSIIDRNANSFFPSIVDIQPGNKSPSSKIGPNGGWGDSRDHALCFKLMQSDT, encoded by the exons ATGATGTTCAAATACCGCGGAACAACCATTCGCCTCTTTAGCACCAAACTGTTTATTTTGGTATTGGCGCTTAGTGCAATTTTTGCGGTCTTCTCTCTACACGAGGTTGTGTCACCGAACTATTCAAATCAGAGAACCTCTCATCGAAATATCTCAAGCAGTCTTGAGATCAATCCACCCTTACAAACGCTTCAACTTCATGGTCAAGGCGTATTTTTGGCTTCAGTCACAACGAAAGCTGATGCGattcaaaatataaacaatGTTCCTCAAGAAAAGAGAATTGACGAGATCTTACGTCCGACATTCAAGATTTCTCCAAACAATAGCAAATCTCCAGAGATACAGAAGTTAAGAGAGATCGTAAGATCCGTCAACCTTAAAGAATCCATGAGAAACAAGGACAAATTTGGTACTGACTTTTCACAATCTTcattggttattattattcaagtACACGATCGTGTCGATTACTTCTCGCATCTTTTAAAATCGTTGAGCCATGCAAAAGGAATCGAAAAGGCTTTACTTATTATCAGTAGTGATTTCTACTCAGAGGAAATTAACAGACTAGTAGAAgaaataaacttttgtagG GTTATTCATATATTCTTTCCATTTTCCGATCAACTGTATCCCAACCAATTCCCTGGAACAGATCCAAACGACTGTCCAAGAGACATCAAAAAGGAGAA ggcaaaggaaattggttgTAACAATGCTGAGACTCCTGATATGTTTGGCCACTACAGAGAAGCAAAATTTACAATGACTAAACATCACTGGTGGTGGaag GCAAACAAGGTATTTGACATGCTAAATGCAACCAAGTCCTATGTTGGCCCAGTATTGTTCCTTGAAGATGATTACTATGTCAGTCCAGACTTCTACCACATGCTGAAACTGCTGTATGATAGAAAAATGAG TGGATTAGGTGAAGATTGTGATTTTATAACACTAGGCCGCTACAAAACTATGGATAATTATGCAATGGATGGGGGCCACAATGTG GCTGAATTGTCTACTTGGCGTTCACATGAGCACAACATGGGCTTGGCCTTTGACAGAGCTACTTggaataaaattaagaaatgtaGTGAG GTTTTTTGCAAGACATACGACGAATATAACTGGGATTGGTCGTTAATGAAGATTAGCGCGTCTTGTTCGTCGCAACCCTTCAAGTCCCTTATTCTTAAAGGGACAAGAGTGTTTCATTTAGGAGAATG TGGCCTGCACCACAAGAAAAAGGATTGCAATATTGAAGCCACCGTGCAGAAATATCAGTCAATCATTGACAGAAATGCAAACAGCTTCTTTCCGTCCATTGTAGACATTCAGCCTGGAAACAAAAGCCCCAGTTCCAAGATTGGACCCAACGGGGGGTGGGGTGACTCTAGAGATCACGcgctttgttttaaattgaTGCAAAGCGACACGTGA